In Sciurus carolinensis chromosome 17, mSciCar1.2, whole genome shotgun sequence, one genomic interval encodes:
- the LOC124968293 gene encoding 60S ribosomal protein L7-like 1, whose product MAEEEQRNKIPQVPENLLKKRKAYQALKATQAKQALLAKKERKGKQFRFKRLESFLHDSWRKKRDQVRVRRLEVKPHALEMPDKHSLAFIVCIQRISGVSLLVQRTISRLHLKKIFSGVFVKVTPKSLKMLRIVGPYVTWGFPNLKSVRELILKRGQAKIKNKTIPLTDNTVIEEHLGRFDVICLEDLIHDIAFPGKYFWEISKFLCPFHLSMARHATKNRVGFLKEMGLPGYGGECINQLICQLN is encoded by the coding sequence ATGGCGGAGGAAGAGCAAAGAAACAAGATCCCTCAGGTTCCAGAAAATCTCCTGAAAAAGAGGAAAGCTTATCAGGCCCTCAAAGCTACCCAGGCAAAGCAAGCACTTTTggcaaagaaggagagaaaaggaaaacagttcaGATTTAAGCGACTGGAATCATTCCTACATGATTCCTGGCGGAAGAAACGTGACCAGGTGCGTGTTAGACGACTAGAAGTGAAACCTCATGCTTTGGAAATGCCTGATAAACATTCCTTGGCCTTTATTGTATGCATCCAAAGGATTAGTGGGGTGAGTTTGCTGGTGCAGAGGACCATTTCAAGACTTcatctgaagaaaatatttagtggTGTCTTTGTTAAAGTCACCCCGAAAAGCCTAAAAATGCTGCGGATAGTAGGACCTTATGTGACTTGGGGATTTCCAAATCTGAAGTCTGTCCGAGAACTCATCTTGAAACGTGGACAAGCAAAGATCAAGAATAAGACCATCCCCTTGACAGACAACACAGTGATTGAGGAGCACCTGGGGAGGTTTGATGTCATTTGTCTGGAAGATCTCATTCATGACATTGCCTTCCCTGGGAAGTATTTCTGGGAGATCTCTAAGTTCTTGTGCCCTTTCCATCTCTCTATGGCCCGTCATGCTACCAAAAATAGAGTGGGCTTCCTCAAGGAGATGGGCCTACCTGGTTATGGGGGTGAATGCATCAATCAGCTCATCTGCCAGCTGAACTAA